The following nucleotide sequence is from Opitutia bacterium.
CTGTCGCTGACGTCGATGTTGGTCGACGAGCTGAACGCGTGGGCCACGCGGGCGTTGAGCGCGTGGCTGGTGAGGTTCTTCTTGCCGGGCCGGTCGACGAAGTGGTCGAGGTTGAGATTGTAGCTCGCGGAAACGAAAGTCTGGTCGTCGACCGACGCGTTGTAAGCCACCGATGGGCTCACCGAATAAACCAAGCTGTCGATCTCACCCGTCGCGGCGCCGAAAATGTTCGAGTCCTGATACACCGAAGCGCCCATCTGGAACGACAGCGCCTTGCCCTGTTCCTGCTCGGGAATCGGGGCATAGACGGCAAAGCTCAGGGCGGGAAAAAGCACAGCCAACGCGGCCAGGCGAAGCGGAGTGTTCATGGTCAACATCGGTGAAAAACCGATGCGCCAGCAAGCCGCCCGCCGGAGCCAGACGCAAATCAATTTCCCCTTAGCCGAATGGCGGACGGGTCGATCAAAAGCACCATGTTTTCGGTCAGCCGTTGCGGCGGTCCGGAGAGCGGAAAATTCGCCGGCATGCGCCGCGTCACCAAGCCGGCATAGACCGGCCCCCAACCACCCGTATCGGACAAGGTGCGGATCGCGTCCTCGCGCCGGGCCGCCAGCTCCGTGAAGAACGGCCGGTCGAGCGTCGCCGGCGTGAGCAGCAAGGCGCCGATCGGCTGTTGCACCGTGATTTCGTAGAAATCGCGCAAGCGCTCCGGCTTCGCCCAGACGCGCTGCTGGCCATACCACGCCGTGCCCGCCGGCACGTCGGCGGCGATCGCCACGCCCGGCATGAACCGCGACTGCGCATCGCGCTTCAGCTCGATGAAGAGATTCGGGTAATACGGCGGGTAATAGAAATGGATTTTCCGCGGCTCCAGGCAGTCGCGCACGAGCGGCAGCGCCTGCAACGCCAGCAATCCGGCCGCGACCCAACGCCACCGCGGTGCCAGCGCCCCCTGGCTGCCCACCAATACCGAGAAAAAGCCCGCGCCGAACACGATCAACAGCGGCGCCAGATAATAGGCCGGCAGCCGCGGGCTTTCCCCCGCGCTGAAGAACGGCTGGCCCGCCAGCAGGACCAGCAACGTCGCCGCGAAGCACCACCGCACCCGATTCGCGGGCGCATGCCGGAACTGATACGCCAGCCCCGCCACGAAAAACGCGGTGAACAGCAACCCGCCGCCCGACCAGATGCGCTCCTTCAGGTTGCGCTCCATGCCGGTGAGGCCCTTGTTGCCGAGTTTCTTCAGGTCGAGGCCGATGTATTCCACCGTCGCCGTCGTGCGCGCCGCGCTGGGCAAAGCCGTGTTGTCGTCCGCCTTCAACGCGAGGTTCTGCCACGCCAGCCCGAGCGGGTGGCCAACCACCACGACGTTGCGGACCAACCAAGGCGCAACCAGCAACACGAACGTCGCCGCGAAAACCCCGAGCGCCGGCCAGCGCGCCGCGCCGCGCAGGCGCCAAGCCAGGTAGGCCACGAGCGGCAACGCCACCAGTCCCGCCGAATACTCCGCGAGAAACAGCAACGCCGCTCCCGCACCCATCGCCGCCATCCGCCCCGCCAGCGCGCGATTCCAAGCGGGCGTCTCCGCCCAGCCGTCTTCGCCGCCTGCGAGCACCAGGAAAATCGCCAGCGCCAGCACCATCATCAACGGCATCCCGCTGACTACCACCGTTTGTTGCCACAGCGTCACGGACACCGCCGCGCCCAGCGTCGCGAGCCACGCGACTGGCGCGTCGAACAACTGCCGCGCGAGTCGCCACACCAGCGCCATGCCGAGCCAGAACAGCGCGAGATTCACCGCCAGCACCACGTAGTCCGGCGCCCAGCCGTTCGGCGGTTCCGGCACGTGCGACCAAATGCTCGCTGGCGCGATCTTGAAGGCCGCCGCGAGGACCAGCGGATAGAGCGGCGCATGCGCGAGCTCAGGATAAAGCTGCGTCTCGCTCAACGGCACGCCGCGCGCCTTCATCACCGCGTAAGTTTGCGGGTAATTCACGCGCGTCGTGAACCCCTGCCCTTGCGCGATCTGCCGGCCCAGCTCGGCCTGCTGCAGCGTCCACTCGTTCGGCACGCCGTGAAACTGCTTCCACGAAAACACCGCGGTCAGCAGCAGCGCGCCGACCGCCAGCGCCACGCCGCGCAACCACCGCGCGCCGGCTCCCTGCTCCAGCCAATGGATGAACTCCTGCGTCGACTTCATCGCGCCGCGCTCAGCGGTCCACCACGTCGAGTTCCGGCCATTGCGCGATCTTGCGATGCAGCGTGCGGCGGCTGATGCCCATCATTTCGGCGGCCTTGGTGCGGTTGCCGCGCGCCTTGATCAGCGCCTCGCGCAGCAAGCGCTTCTCGTTCTCCTCGACCGAAAGCGGATTCGTCGGCGGATGAGCCGCGAGCGCCGGCGGCATCGTGGGATCGCCACGGTATTTCGGCTCCAACTCGAACTCGCTCAACGTCCCGCCGCGCTGGAGCACGACGATGTTCTCGGCAAAGTTGCGCAGCTCGCGGATGTTGCCCGGCCAGCCGTAGCGCTGGAGATGCTGCATCGCGCCGGGCTCGATCGTGATCGGCTCATAGCCGTTTTCCTTGGCGTAGAGCTTCACGAAATGCTCGAGCAACACCGGGATGTCGTCGGACCGCTCGCGCAGCGCCGGCGTGGTGATGCGCACGACGTTGAGGCGGAAAAAGAGGTCTTCGCGGAACTTCCCGTCCTTCACCATCTGTTCGAGGTTGCGGTTGGTCGCGGCCACGAGCCGCACGTCGACCGTCATCGTCTTCGTGCTGCCGATGCGCTCGAAGCTCTTCGTTTCGAGAAACCGCAACAGCTTCACCTGGATCTCGGGACCGATCTCGCCGATCTCATCGAGGAAAACCGTGCCTCCGTCCGCCGCCTCGAAACGCCCG
It contains:
- a CDS encoding sigma-54-dependent Fis family transcriptional regulator; protein product: MVPSVLIVDDEKHTREGLQQALQDNYDVSVAASADEGFNLMDAQEFDVIVTDLRMPGKSGLKVIDKALTLANKPAVIMMTAYGSIDSAVEAMKRGAVDFLTKPVNIERLEILIQRALKTRTLEVEVKQLHERLDEKFSMEGIVGHSARLAQVIERVKLVAPSRATILIEGETGTGKELIAQAIHQASPRARAAFVPVHCAALPATLLESELFGHEKGAFTGATDRRIGRFEAADGGTVFLDEIGEIGPEIQVKLLRFLETKSFERIGSTKTMTVDVRLVAATNRNLEQMVKDGKFREDLFFRLNVVRITTPALRERSDDIPVLLEHFVKLYAKENGYEPITIEPGAMQHLQRYGWPGNIRELRNFAENIVVLQRGGTLSEFELEPKYRGDPTMPPALAAHPPTNPLSVEENEKRLLREALIKARGNRTKAAEMMGISRRTLHRKIAQWPELDVVDR